TTCTCCGGGCGCGCCGCCGGCCGCGGGGCCGCCGCCGACATCGGGTAGCACCGCCACCGAAGTCCGGGCCGTTCGGTCTCGCCGAGCCGCACGTTTGGGTGCGTCCACGCCCGGATCGCGCACCCAAACGTGAGTTTCGCGGGGGTCCGCCGCGGGAGAGCCGCCGCGCGGGAGAGCCGCCGGGCGAGAGCGCGGGCGTCTAGAAGGTGACCGCGGACTCCGCGGGCAGCACCTGAAAGTCGGTGTCGCACATCTCGGCAAGCCGCGAATGGTAGATGCCGCGGGCGTCGGGGGCGATGATGCCCTGGTGGATCGGGACCGCCCGGGCCGGCGCCACCGCGCGCAGGTAGTCGACCGCCTCGGCGATCTTCATCCACGGTGCGGCCGCCGGGGTGGCCAGCACGTCCACCGGCTCGTCGGGCACGTACAACGCGTCGCCGGGGTGCATGAACGCCCCGGTGTGCGCGCCGTCGTCGAGCAGATAGGAGATGTTGTCGACGACCGGCAGCTCCGGATGGATCACCGCGTGGGTGCCGCCGGTCCCGCGCACCGTCAGGGCGCCGACGCGCAGGGTGTCGCCGGGCTGCACCGCCTGCCACGGCGCGCCGAGCTGGGCGGCGGTCTGCGGGTCGGCGTAGAGCGCGGCCTCGGGGTTGGCCTGCAGCAACGCCGGAAGTCGGGCGACATCGACATGGTCGGGGTGCTGGTGGGTGATGAGAATCGCGGCCAGCCCGGTGATGCCCTCGAAGCCGTGCGAGAACGTGCCCGGGTCGAACAGCACCGTGGTGTGCGCGAAGTCGGCGAGTACACAGGAATGCCCAAAATGCGTCAGTTGCATGTTTACGATTGTGCGCCGGAGGGATGGTGTTGTGCTGAAGTCGGTGCCCGTGGTGGCGACCGTGCTGGTCACGGCGGGGCTGCTGGTGTCGCCGGGCGTCGGTGCCGACCCGCAGAGCTGCCCGGCGGTCTGCGACCAGATCCCCGACACCGCCTGGATCGCCGCCGGGGACATCCCGCTGGCCGCGACCCACCGGTGGCCCGCTCTGGCGGCGGTGGCGGTCGCCGAGACCGGCGCGCCGGCCCCGCTGCGGGTCGAGGAGCTCTGCCGCCGTCCCGCCGAGACCGGCGGGCCCCGCCGGTACGCGGTCGCCGCCCGGGCCACCGTCGCGCGCCCCGACCGCCAGTGGCAGCTGCAGGCCCAGATCCTGCACTGGCGCGGGGAGACCTGGCGTGGCGGCCAGCTGGCCACCGAGGTGTTCAACGCCGCGGTCGCGGTGCTGCGCGGCTGCCAGCGGGCAGCCCCCGACCAGTCGCCGTCGGTGACCGTCGACGAGCCCGGGCGGGTGGCCGCCGCGATCGCCGGGCCGGTGCTCGCCCACACCTACCTGGTGGTCCATCCGCAGAGCAGCACCCTGAGCGCGCTGACCCTGTGGTCGACCGCCCCGGCGCGGCCTGCGTGGCCGCCCCTCGACGACGGGGTCGTGCTCGACGCCCTGTTCAGCCCGCTGTGTGCGGCCTACCTCGGCTCGTGCGGATAGAGTTGTCGGGCGAAGCAGCGAAGTCGACAGCGAGGAGCGGCGGTGGCCCGGGTAGTGGTGCACGTGATGCCCAAGGCGGAGATCCTGGATCCGCAGGGCCAGGCGATCGTGGGGGCGCTGGGCCGGCTCGGGCACGGCGGGGTCTCCGACGTGCGGCAGGGCAAACGCTTCGAGCTGGAGGTCGATGACAGCATCGGCGACGCCGAACTCGCCGAGATCGCCGAATCGCTGCTGGCCAACACCGTCATCGAGGACTGGACCGTCACCCGGGAGCCGTCGTGAGCGCCCACGCCGTGGGCGCCAGGGTGGGGGTGATCACCTTCCCCGGCACCCTCGACGACGTCGACGCCGCGCGGGCGGTGCGCCTCGTCGGCGCCGAGCCGGTGCCGTTGTGGCACGCCGACGCCGACCTCAAGGGCGTCGACGCGGTGGTGGTGCCCGGCGGTTTCTCCTACGGCGATTATCTGCGCGCCGGCGCGATCGCCCGGTTCGCCCCGGTGATGACCGAGGTGGTCGGCGCCGCCGCCCGCGGCACGCCGGTGTTGGGCATCTGCAACGGCTTTCAGATCCTGTGCGAGGCCGGGCTGCTGCCCGGTGCGCTCACCCGCAACGTCGGGCTGCACTTCCTCTGCCGCGACGTGTGGCTGCGGGTCGCCTCCACCGCCACCGCCTGGACGACGCGGTTCGACGCCGACGCCGACCTGCTGGTGCCGCTGAAGTCCGGGGAGGGGCGCTACGTCGCCCCGCCGAGCGTGCTGGAGATGCTCGAAGCCGAGAACCGGGTGGTGTTCCGGTATCTGGACAACCCCAACGGCTCGCAGCACGACATCGCCGGGATCGCCTCGGCCGACGGCCGGGTGGTCGGTCTGATGCCGCACCCCGAGCACGCCGTCGAGGCGCTCACCGGCCCGTCCGATGACGGGCTGGGGCTGTTCTACTCGGTGCTCGACGCGGTGCTGGCCGCCTAACCCTGCGGCGCCGGATTGCGCAGGCAGACCGCCGCTTCGGCGGTGTAGCAGGAGAACGTCAGCGTCTCCTGCAGGTACAGCTGCACCGTCTGGTCGTCGTGGTTGAGATACCCGATCGACACGTCGGTGCCCAGCGACAGGGCGAAGTCGCCACCGCGGGTGGTCACCACGAACGCCCCGTCGATGGCGGGCGCCCAGATGATCTCCCCGTCGCCGACCAGCCGGCGCAGGTGTTCGCGGATCGGGTAACCGTGCTGGGTGGTCTCGCTGACCTGGGTGTAGGCGTCGGCGGACAGCAGCACCGAGTACGGTCCGTCCACCCCGGCCAGCCGCAGCTCGGAGAGCGCCTGGGAGATCACGTCGGGCATCTCCCGCGGGTCGGCGGGCAGGGTCAGCGCCGGGTTGGAGCTGGCCGCGCGGATGCCCTCGATGGAGGCGGCCTCGTAGCCCTCGAAGATCGCCCGATCCTCCACGAACGCCAGCTTCGTGGCGGCCTGCTTGACCGGGTCGAAGTCGGCGTCGTTGGAGCCGCGCTCCACGTCGTCGATCTCGCTGCGCGACAACGTGAACGGCACCCGCAGCCGCACCAGTGGCTTCGAGTCGCGCAGCTGCGCCACCACCCCGTCGGAGGGGGCGGTCACGTCGACGAGCCGTCCGGTGCCGACCGCGGCGGCCGTCGGACCGGCGGCATCGGAGACGTCGACCACCCGGCGCCCGGCGATGTGGCGTTTGAACGTGCGCGAGGCCTCCTCCTCGATCTCGGCCCAGGCGGCCTCGGTGACGGGGGCGAGCTGACGGTAGAGGTTGTTCATTGCGGGATTCCTTTCAGGCTGCCGATGCGCAACGAGTCGGGGTCGGCGGGCGGTGAGGCCGGGGTGTCGGGTGCGGTGTCGACGTCGGCGCCCGGCAGCGGCGGTGGATCATCGAGGAACTCGACCGCCGGGGCGAAGAACAGTCCGCCGGTGAGCGCGGTGGAGAAGTCCAGGATCCGGTCGGTGTTGCCCGGCGGGTCACCGAGGAACATGTTGCGCAGCATCTGCTCGGTGGTCTGCGGGCTGCGGGCGTAGCCGATGTAGTAGGTGCCGTACTCGCCTTTGCCGAGCTCTCCGAACGGCATGTTGGCTCGGAAGATGTCCAGTTCGTTGCCGTCGGCGTCCTCGATGACGTTGAGCGCGACGTGCGAGTCGGCGGGCTTGACGTCGTCGTCGAACTCGATGTCGTCGAGCTTGGTGCGCCCGATCACCCGCTCCTGTTCGGTGACGCTCAGCGCCTGCCACCCGGCCATGTCGTGGACGTATTTCTGCACGTGCACATACGATCCGCCGGTGAACTCCGGGTCCTCGTCGCCCACCGCGGTGGCCCCGACCGCCTCGTCGCCGTCGGGGTTCTCGGTGCCGTCGACGAACCCGAGCAGGTCGCGGTTGTCGAAGAACCGGAAGCCGTGCACCTCGTCGACGACGGTGATCGCCCCGGCCATCGCGGTCAGGATCCGCCCGGCCAGCTCGAAGCAGACGTCCATGGTCTCGGCGCGGATGTGAAACAGCAGGTCGCCCGCGGTGGCCGGGGCGGTGTGCCGCGGGCCCTCCAGCGCGACGAACGGATGCAGCTCGGCCGGGCGGGGCCCGGTGAACAGCCGGTCCCAGGCGGCCGAGCCGATCCCGGTGACCAGCGACAGGTTCTTGGTGCGGTCCCGGAACCCGATCGCCGGGGCCAGCCCGGGCAGGTCCGGCAGCGCGTCGTGCACCACCGCCTCGCCGCCGTCGTCGATGGTGGCGACCAGAAAGATCGCCGCACAGGTCAGCGGTCGCACGACAGGCTGGGGTTGGGCCATGTCTTCGACCCTAACGTGCCGTGGCGCCCGGCAATGGGAAAGACTGATGACATGACGTCCACCGCAGCGGATCTGTGTGATTTCATCGACGCTTCCCCGTCGCCGTTTCATGTCTGCGCGACGGTGGCGCAGCGGCTGCGCGCCGCCGGCTACCGCCAACTCGCCGAGACCGACCCGTGGCCGGCGGCGGGCCGGTTCTACATCGTGCGGTCCGGCTCGCTGGTGGCGTGGAACGCCACCGGCGCCGCGGGCGGTGGCTTCCGGATCGTCGGCGGGCACACCGACAGCCCCAACCTGCGGGTCAAACAGCACCCCGACCGGGAGGCGGCCGGCTGGCAGCTGGTGGCGCTGGCCCCCTACGGCGGGGCGTGGCTGAACTCGTGGCTCGACCGCGACCTGGGGCTCAGCGGCCGGCTGTCGGTGCGGGCCGGCTCCGGGGCCGGCGTCGAGGAGCATCTGGTCCGCATCGACGAGGCGATCCTGCGGGTGCCGCAGCTGGCGATCCACCTCGCCGAGGACCGCAAGGCGGTCAGCCTGGACCCGCAACGCCACGTCAACGCCGTCTGGGGCACCGGTGCGGCGGCGCCGCTGCTGGAGTTCGTCGCCGAGCGGGCCGGGGTCGCGCCCGCCGACGTGCTCGGCTTCGAGCTGATGACCCACGATCTGGCGCCGTCGGCGGTGACCGGCGCCGACGGCCAGTTCCTCTCGGCGCCCCGGCTGGACAATCAGGTGAGCTGCTATGCGGGGCTGGCGGCGCTGTTGGCCGCCGCGCACAACCCCGACCCGGCCGCCCCGACACCGGTGCTGGCGCTCTTCGACCACGAGGAGGTGGGCTCGGTCTCCGACCACGGCGCCGACTCCGACCTGCTGGTGAGCACCCTGGAGCGGATCACGGCCGCCGCCGGCGGGGACCGCGCGGCGTTCCTGCGCGCCCTGGCCGCCTCGATGCTGGCGTCGGCGGACATGGCCCACGCCACCCACCCCAACTACCCGGAGCGCCACGAGCCGGGCCATCACATCGCGCTCAACGCCGGCCCGGTACTCAAAAACCATCCCAACCTGCGCTACGCCACCGACGGGCGCACCGCCGCGGCGTTCGCGCTGGCCTGCGAGCAGGCGGGCGTGGCGCTGCAACGCTACGAGCACCGCGCCGACCTGCCGTGCGGGTCGACGATCGGGCCGATGAGCGCGGCGCGCAGCGGGATCCCCACCGTCGACGTCGGGGCGGCGCAGCTGGCGATGCATTCGGCGCGGGAGTTCATGGGCTCGGCCGACGTGGCCGACTACGCCGCGGCGCTGGCGGCGTTCCTCGCGCCGGCGCCGCGGTAGGCCGGCCCCGGCCACTAAGCTGTCGGGCGTGACCCCTGGGCCTTCTGAACACCTCGACACCGTCGCGCACGCCGCCAGCACCCCCGATGACCCGCAGCCGTTCGGCGAACTCGGCCTCAAAGACGACGAGTACGCCCGCATCCGCGACATCCTGGGCCGGCGCCCCACCGACGCCGAGCTGGCCATGTACTCGGTGATGTGGAGTGAGCACTGCTCGTACAAATCCTCCCGGGTGCATCTGCGCTACTTCGGGCAGACCACCACCGAGGAGATGCGGCAGGCGATGCTCGCCGGGATCGGGGAGAACGCCGGCGTGGTCGACATCGGGGACGGCTGGGCGGTCACCTTCAAGGTGGAATCGCACAACCACCCGTCCTACGTGGAGCCCTACCAGGGCGCGGCCACCGGCGTGGGCGGCATCGTGCGCGACATCATGGCGATGGGGGCGCGTCCGGTCGCGGTGATGGACCAGTTGCGCTTCGGCGCGGCCGACGCGCCCGACACCCGCCGGGTCGTCGACGGGGTGGTGCGCGGCATCGGCGGCTACGGCAACTCCCTGGGCCTGCCCAACCTCGGCGGCGAGACCGTCTTCGACGCCAGCTACGCGGGCAACCCGCTGGTCAACGCGCTGTGCGTGGGGGCGCTGAGAAAAGAGGACCTGCACCTGGCGTTCGCCTCGGGCACCGGCAACAAGATCATCCTGTTCGGGGCGCGCACCGGTCTCGACGGCATCGGTGGGGTGTCGGTGCTGGCGTCGGAGACCTTCGCCGGCGACGAGGCCGGCGCCGGGCGCAAAAAGCTGCCCGCCGTGCAGGTCGGCGACCCGTTCACCGAGAAGGTCCTCATCGAATGCTGCCTGGAGCTCTACGCCGACGGCCTGGTGGTCGGCATCCAGGACCTCGGGGGGGCCGGATTAGCCTGCGCCACTGCGGAAATGGCGGCCGCCGGGGACGGTGGTATGGCGATCGAGTTGGAGCGGGTGCCGCTGCGGGCGGCGGGGATGACCCCCGCGGAGGTGCTCTCCAGCGAATCGCAGGAGCGCATGTGCGCGGTGGTGACCCCGGACAACGTGGACCGATTCCTGGCGGTCTGCGCCAAGTGGGACGTGCTGGCCACGGTGATCGGTGAGGTCACCGACTCCGACCGGCTGCAGATCACCTGGCACGGTGAGGCCGTGGTCGACGTGCCGCCGGGCACCGTGGCCGACGAGGGGCCGGTCTACGAACGTCCCCTGGCCCGCCCGGCCGGCCAGGACGCGCTCAACGCCGACACCACCGCGGGGCTGGTGCGCCCGGCCACCGGCGAGGAGCTGCGCGCCACCCTGCTGGCGTTGCTGGGCAGTCCGCATTTGTGCAGCCGGGCGTTCATCACCGAACAGTACGACCGCTACGTGCGCGGCAACACCGTGCTCGCCGAGCACGCCGACGGCGGTGTGCTGCGCATCGACGAGGAGACCGGCCGCGGCATCGCGGTCGCCACCGACGCGTCCGGGCGCTACACCCAGCTGGACCCCTACACCGGCGCGCAGTTGGCGCTGGCCGAGGCGCACCGCAACGTCGCGGTCACCGGCGCCACCCCGATCGCGGTCACCAACTGCCTGAACTTCGGGTCCCCGGAAGACCCCGGGGTCATGTGGCAGTTCGCCGAGGCGGTGCGCGGGCTCGCCGACGGCTGTGCGGCGCTGGGGATCCCGGTCACCGGCGGCAACGTCAGCTTCTACAACCAGACCGGTGCGACGGCGATCCTGCCCACCCCGGTGGTCGGGGTGCTCGGTGTCATCGACGACGTCGACCGGCGCATCCCGACCGCGTTCGGCACCGAACCCGGCGAGACCCTGATGCTGCTGGGGGAGACCCGCGACGAATTCGACGGCTCGATCTGGGCGCAGGTCACCGCCGATCACCTCGGCGGGCGACCGCCCGCGGTGGACCTGGACCGGGAGAAACTGCTGGCGCAGGTGCTCACCGCCGCCTCCCGCGACGGGCTGCTGTCGGCCGCCCACGACCTCAGCGAGGGCGGGCTGATCCAGGCGGTGGTGGAGTCCGCGCTCGCCGGGGAGACCGGGTGCCGCATCGTGCTGCCCGACGGCGTCGACCCGTTCGTGGCGTTGTTCTCCGAATCGGCGGGCCGGGTGCTGGTGGCGGTGCCGCGCACCGAGGAGAGCCGGTTCAGCGCGCTGTGTGCGGCCCGGGCGCTGCCGGCGGTGCGCATCGGGGTGGTCGACCAGGGTTCGGACGCCGTGGAGGTCCAAGACCAGTTCCGGGTGCCGCTGGCCGAGCTGCGCGAGGTCACCGAGGGCGTGCTGCCCGGGCTGTTCGGATGACCCGCGCGCGATGAGCACCCCGGCCGACGGGCTGCGCCGGCACCCGCTGCTGGTGTGGGCCTGGCGGCTGCTGCGGCTGCACTTCGCCGGGGTGGCGTTCGGGGCGCTGCTGTTCTGTCTCTCGCTGACGCCGTCGCTGCTGCCGCGCGACTGGATGTTTCAGGGCCTCATCGGCGGTATCAACGCCGCCATCGGCTATGCCCTGGGGGTGGCGGTCGCCGCGGTGGTGCATCGGCTGGTGTTGCGCAACGCCGCCTGGTGGCCCCCGCCGCCGCGGGTGGCGTGGGGGCTCAAGGCCGTGGTGGTCGTCGGCGCCCCGGTGGCGTGCGTGGCGATGGTGATCCCGGCGGCGGCCTGGCAACGGCAGGTGTCGGCGCTCATGGAGCTGCCCGGGCCCACCACCGTCGGGTATCTGCGCACTCTGCTGGTGGCCGCCGCGGTCGCCGCGGCGCTGGTGGCGGTGGCGCGGGTGATCCTCGACGTGATCAAACTGGTGGCGCGGCTGCTGATCCGCCGCTGGCGGCTGCATACCGAGGTGGCGATGTTCATCGGCACCGCGATC
This sequence is a window from Mycolicibacillus parakoreensis. Protein-coding genes within it:
- a CDS encoding ATPase, with the protein product MLKSVPVVATVLVTAGLLVSPGVGADPQSCPAVCDQIPDTAWIAAGDIPLAATHRWPALAAVAVAETGAPAPLRVEELCRRPAETGGPRRYAVAARATVARPDRQWQLQAQILHWRGETWRGGQLATEVFNAAVAVLRGCQRAAPDQSPSVTVDEPGRVAAAIAGPVLAHTYLVVHPQSSTLSALTLWSTAPARPAWPPLDDGVVLDALFSPLCAAYLGSCG
- the purQ gene encoding phosphoribosylformylglycinamidine synthase subunit PurQ, with the translated sequence MGARVGVITFPGTLDDVDAARAVRLVGAEPVPLWHADADLKGVDAVVVPGGFSYGDYLRAGAIARFAPVMTEVVGAAARGTPVLGICNGFQILCEAGLLPGALTRNVGLHFLCRDVWLRVASTATAWTTRFDADADLLVPLKSGEGRYVAPPSVLEMLEAENRVVFRYLDNPNGSQHDIAGIASADGRVVGLMPHPEHAVEALTGPSDDGLGLFYSVLDAVLAA
- a CDS encoding Dyp-type peroxidase; this translates as MAQPQPVVRPLTCAAIFLVATIDDGGEAVVHDALPDLPGLAPAIGFRDRTKNLSLVTGIGSAAWDRLFTGPRPAELHPFVALEGPRHTAPATAGDLLFHIRAETMDVCFELAGRILTAMAGAITVVDEVHGFRFFDNRDLLGFVDGTENPDGDEAVGATAVGDEDPEFTGGSYVHVQKYVHDMAGWQALSVTEQERVIGRTKLDDIEFDDDVKPADSHVALNVIEDADGNELDIFRANMPFGELGKGEYGTYYIGYARSPQTTEQMLRNMFLGDPPGNTDRILDFSTALTGGLFFAPAVEFLDDPPPLPGADVDTAPDTPASPPADPDSLRIGSLKGIPQ
- the purL gene encoding phosphoribosylformylglycinamidine synthase subunit PurL; translation: MTPGPSEHLDTVAHAASTPDDPQPFGELGLKDDEYARIRDILGRRPTDAELAMYSVMWSEHCSYKSSRVHLRYFGQTTTEEMRQAMLAGIGENAGVVDIGDGWAVTFKVESHNHPSYVEPYQGAATGVGGIVRDIMAMGARPVAVMDQLRFGAADAPDTRRVVDGVVRGIGGYGNSLGLPNLGGETVFDASYAGNPLVNALCVGALRKEDLHLAFASGTGNKIILFGARTGLDGIGGVSVLASETFAGDEAGAGRKKLPAVQVGDPFTEKVLIECCLELYADGLVVGIQDLGGAGLACATAEMAAAGDGGMAIELERVPLRAAGMTPAEVLSSESQERMCAVVTPDNVDRFLAVCAKWDVLATVIGEVTDSDRLQITWHGEAVVDVPPGTVADEGPVYERPLARPAGQDALNADTTAGLVRPATGEELRATLLALLGSPHLCSRAFITEQYDRYVRGNTVLAEHADGGVLRIDEETGRGIAVATDASGRYTQLDPYTGAQLALAEAHRNVAVTGATPIAVTNCLNFGSPEDPGVMWQFAEAVRGLADGCAALGIPVTGGNVSFYNQTGATAILPTPVVGVLGVIDDVDRRIPTAFGTEPGETLMLLGETRDEFDGSIWAQVTADHLGGRPPAVDLDREKLLAQVLTAASRDGLLSAAHDLSEGGLIQAVVESALAGETGCRIVLPDGVDPFVALFSESAGRVLVAVPRTEESRFSALCAARALPAVRIGVVDQGSDAVEVQDQFRVPLAELREVTEGVLPGLFG
- a CDS encoding MBL fold metallo-hydrolase; this encodes MQLTHFGHSCVLADFAHTTVLFDPGTFSHGFEGITGLAAILITHQHPDHVDVARLPALLQANPEAALYADPQTAAQLGAPWQAVQPGDTLRVGALTVRGTGGTHAVIHPELPVVDNISYLLDDGAHTGAFMHPGDALYVPDEPVDVLATPAAAPWMKIAEAVDYLRAVAPARAVPIHQGIIAPDARGIYHSRLAEMCDTDFQVLPAESAVTF
- a CDS encoding family 1 encapsulin nanocompartment shell protein, whose translation is MNNLYRQLAPVTEAAWAEIEEEASRTFKRHIAGRRVVDVSDAAGPTAAAVGTGRLVDVTAPSDGVVAQLRDSKPLVRLRVPFTLSRSEIDDVERGSNDADFDPVKQAATKLAFVEDRAIFEGYEAASIEGIRAASSNPALTLPADPREMPDVISQALSELRLAGVDGPYSVLLSADAYTQVSETTQHGYPIREHLRRLVGDGEIIWAPAIDGAFVVTTRGGDFALSLGTDVSIGYLNHDDQTVQLYLQETLTFSCYTAEAAVCLRNPAPQG
- a CDS encoding M18 family aminopeptidase, which translates into the protein MTSTAADLCDFIDASPSPFHVCATVAQRLRAAGYRQLAETDPWPAAGRFYIVRSGSLVAWNATGAAGGGFRIVGGHTDSPNLRVKQHPDREAAGWQLVALAPYGGAWLNSWLDRDLGLSGRLSVRAGSGAGVEEHLVRIDEAILRVPQLAIHLAEDRKAVSLDPQRHVNAVWGTGAAAPLLEFVAERAGVAPADVLGFELMTHDLAPSAVTGADGQFLSAPRLDNQVSCYAGLAALLAAAHNPDPAAPTPVLALFDHEEVGSVSDHGADSDLLVSTLERITAAAGGDRAAFLRALAASMLASADMAHATHPNYPERHEPGHHIALNAGPVLKNHPNLRYATDGRTAAAFALACEQAGVALQRYEHRADLPCGSTIGPMSAARSGIPTVDVGAAQLAMHSAREFMGSADVADYAAALAAFLAPAPR
- the purS gene encoding phosphoribosylformylglycinamidine synthase subunit PurS, which produces MARVVVHVMPKAEILDPQGQAIVGALGRLGHGGVSDVRQGKRFELEVDDSIGDAELAEIAESLLANTVIEDWTVTREPS